In the Chryseobacterium sp. MYb264 genome, one interval contains:
- the secY gene encoding preprotein translocase subunit SecY has translation MKEFIQTLKNIWSLKELRDKILFTLGIILVYRFASYISLPAINLAEVGDLLEHYKNQGGNKQGAGLLGLLSSFTGGAFSHASVMALGIMPYISASIIVQLMGMAIPYLQKLQKDGESGRNTLNQITRWLTIGVCLVQAPSYLTSITQLFLPYAQFQSAYYVEPNSIMFWLPSIVILVAGSVFAMWLGEKITDKGIGNGISILIMVGILSRLPEAFVQEMAVQNGKGGMGSIMILIEVIFWMLVVLLAVILSVAVRKIPIQYVSRAQARGGVNRNLMQGARQWIPLKVNAAGVMPIIFAQALMFVPGLLTKFDESNTFLAGFKNVFSWQYNVLFALLIIIFSFFYTAITIPVNQMADDLKRNGGLVPKVRPGKETADYLDDILSKITLPGAIFLSIFAILPAIVHGTFVQTDAFALFFGGTSLLIMVGVILDTVQQINTYLLNHHYDGLMQSKLSRTTGY, from the coding sequence ATGAAAGAATTTATACAAACACTCAAAAATATTTGGAGTCTTAAAGAGCTTAGAGATAAAATTCTCTTTACTTTGGGAATTATCCTTGTGTATAGATTCGCATCTTATATCTCACTGCCTGCAATTAACCTTGCAGAGGTGGGAGATCTCTTAGAGCATTATAAAAATCAAGGCGGTAACAAGCAAGGAGCAGGTCTCCTTGGCTTGCTTTCGTCGTTTACGGGGGGAGCTTTCAGCCACGCTTCCGTAATGGCGTTGGGTATCATGCCTTATATTTCTGCTTCTATTATTGTTCAGTTGATGGGGATGGCTATCCCTTATCTTCAGAAGCTTCAGAAAGATGGAGAGTCAGGTAGAAATACATTGAATCAAATTACAAGATGGTTAACGATCGGAGTTTGTTTAGTACAGGCACCTTCTTATTTAACCTCTATTACTCAATTATTCTTACCATATGCTCAGTTCCAGTCTGCATACTATGTAGAGCCAAATTCTATTATGTTCTGGTTGCCAAGTATTGTAATCTTGGTGGCAGGTTCAGTATTCGCAATGTGGTTGGGTGAGAAAATCACTGACAAAGGTATCGGAAACGGTATCTCTATCCTGATTATGGTGGGGATTCTTTCAAGATTACCTGAAGCATTCGTACAGGAAATGGCCGTGCAGAACGGAAAAGGAGGGATGGGATCAATCATGATCCTTATTGAAGTGATATTCTGGATGTTGGTGGTTCTTTTAGCTGTAATCTTGTCGGTTGCTGTTAGAAAAATCCCGATTCAGTATGTAAGCAGAGCTCAAGCAAGAGGAGGTGTAAACAGAAATCTCATGCAGGGCGCAAGACAGTGGATTCCATTGAAAGTAAATGCTGCGGGTGTAATGCCGATTATCTTTGCTCAGGCATTGATGTTCGTACCCGGATTATTAACCAAGTTCGATGAGTCCAATACTTTTCTTGCAGGTTTCAAGAATGTTTTTAGCTGGCAGTACAATGTATTGTTCGCGCTATTAATTATTATCTTCTCGTTTTTCTATACTGCAATTACGATTCCGGTGAACCAAATGGCTGATGACTTGAAGAGAAACGGAGGTTTAGTACCGAAAGTAAGACCCGGTAAAGAGACCGCTGATTATTTAGATGATATTTTATCAAAAATTACCTTGCCAGGTGCAATATTTTTATCTATCTTTGCAATCCTTCCGGCAATTGTGCATGGAACCTTTGTTCAGACAGATGCGTTCGCCCTATTTTTCGGGGGAACATCACTATTGATTATGGTGGGTGTAATTTTAGATACAGTTCAACAGATTAATACGTATCTGCTGAACCATCATTATGATGGCTTAATGCAGTCTAAATTATCAAGAACGACTGGATATTAA
- the rpsH gene encoding 30S ribosomal protein S8 produces the protein MVTDPISDFLTRVRNAQSAGHKVVEIPASKIKKEITKILFDQGYILNYKFEDSAVQGTIKIALKYDKQTSKPAIKSIQRASRPGLRQYKGSAELPRVLNGLGISIISTSKGVMTDKKAREEKVGGEVICYVY, from the coding sequence ATGGTAACAGATCCAATTTCAGATTTCCTAACTAGAGTAAGGAACGCACAAAGCGCAGGCCACAAAGTGGTGGAAATTCCTGCATCGAAAATCAAAAAGGAGATTACTAAGATCTTATTTGATCAAGGGTATATCTTAAACTACAAGTTTGAAGATAGCGCTGTTCAAGGTACGATCAAAATCGCTTTAAAGTACGACAAACAAACTAGCAAACCGGCTATCAAGTCTATCCAAAGAGCTTCTAGACCAGGTTTGAGACAGTACAAAGGTTCAGCTGAGCTTCCAAGAGTACTAAACGGTTTGGGTATTTCTATCATCTCTACTTCTAAAGGAGTAATGACTGACAAGAAAGCTAGAGAAGAAAAAGTAGGCGGTGAAGTAATCTGCTATGTTTATTAA
- the infA gene encoding translation initiation factor IF-1 has product MAKQKHIEQDGVITEALSNAQFRVELENGHILIAHISGKMRMHYIKLLPGDKVKLEMSPYDLTKGRITFRY; this is encoded by the coding sequence ATGGCGAAACAAAAACATATTGAACAAGACGGCGTTATAACGGAAGCACTTTCGAACGCTCAGTTCCGTGTAGAACTAGAAAATGGGCATATTCTTATCGCTCATATTTCTGGTAAAATGCGAATGCATTATATTAAACTTTTACCCGGAGATAAGGTAAAATTAGAAATGTCTCCTTACGATTTAACGAAAGGGAGAATTACATTTAGATATTAA
- the rpsE gene encoding 30S ribosomal protein S5 codes for MLGLDNIERVKPGGLELKDRLVAVNRVTKVTKGGRAFGFSAIVVVGNEEGIIGFGLGKSKEVASAIAKAVEDAKKNLVKVPVMNHTIPHQTTARYGGADIFLRPASHGTGLIAGGAVRAVLESAGIHDILSKSKGSSNPHNVVKATFKALLDIRRPEEIARMRGVSLSKVFNG; via the coding sequence ATGTTAGGACTAGATAATATAGAAAGAGTAAAACCGGGAGGATTAGAACTTAAAGATCGTCTCGTAGCTGTTAACAGAGTAACAAAAGTAACAAAAGGGGGTAGAGCTTTCGGATTTTCTGCTATTGTTGTAGTAGGAAACGAAGAAGGTATTATCGGTTTCGGATTAGGAAAATCTAAAGAGGTTGCTTCTGCAATTGCTAAAGCAGTTGAAGACGCTAAGAAAAACCTTGTTAAAGTTCCTGTAATGAACCACACTATTCCTCACCAAACTACTGCTAGATACGGTGGTGCAGATATCTTCTTAAGACCTGCTTCTCACGGTACAGGACTTATCGCCGGAGGTGCGGTAAGAGCGGTATTGGAATCTGCTGGTATTCACGATATCCTTTCAAAATCTAAAGGATCTTCTAACCCTCACAACGTGGTGAAAGCTACTTTCAAAGCGTTATTAGACATCAGAAGACCTGAAGAAATTGCTAGAATGAGAGGAGTTTCACTAAGTAAAGTGTTTAACGGTTAA
- the rpsK gene encoding 30S ribosomal protein S11, giving the protein MAKQTKVVKKRKVKVEAIGEAHIQASFNNIIISLTNKNGEVISWASAGKMGFRGSKKNTPFAAQMAAENCSAVAHEAGLRRVKVFVKGPGAGRESAIRSIHNSGIEVSEIVDVTPMPHNGCRPPKRRRV; this is encoded by the coding sequence ATGGCAAAACAAACTAAAGTAGTTAAGAAAAGAAAAGTAAAAGTTGAAGCTATTGGTGAAGCTCATATTCAGGCTTCTTTCAATAACATCATCATTTCTTTAACAAATAAAAACGGAGAGGTTATCTCTTGGGCTTCTGCCGGTAAAATGGGTTTCAGAGGTTCTAAAAAGAATACTCCATTTGCTGCTCAGATGGCAGCTGAAAATTGCTCTGCTGTAGCTCACGAAGCTGGTTTAAGAAGAGTAAAGGTGTTTGTGAAAGGTCCTGGTGCAGGTAGAGAATCTGCGATCAGATCTATCCACAATTCAGGAATTGAAGTTTCAGAAATCGTTGACGTGACTCCTATGCCACACAACGGATGTAGACCACCAAAAAGAAGAAGAGTTTAA
- the rpsD gene encoding 30S ribosomal protein S4: MARYIGPKTKIARKFGAAIYGDDKNFEKRKNQPPGQHGPNKRRGAKKSEYAVQLAEKQKAKYTYGILERQFANLFDKAHRSKGVTGEVLLQLCESRLDNVVYRLGFAKTRSGARQLVSHRHITVNGEILNIPSYLVKAGDVIAVREKSKSLEVVTNALASKANYEWLQFNDEKKEGTFISAPERIQIPEDIKENLIVELYSK; encoded by the coding sequence ATGGCAAGATATATTGGACCTAAAACTAAGATTGCTAGAAAGTTTGGTGCTGCAATCTACGGAGATGACAAAAACTTCGAGAAGAGAAAAAACCAACCGCCAGGACAACACGGTCCTAACAAAAGAAGAGGTGCTAAAAAATCTGAATACGCAGTTCAGTTAGCTGAAAAACAAAAAGCTAAATATACTTACGGTATTTTAGAAAGACAGTTTGCTAACTTATTCGATAAAGCACACAGAAGTAAAGGTGTAACTGGTGAAGTTCTATTGCAACTTTGCGAGTCTAGATTAGATAACGTTGTTTACAGATTAGGTTTTGCTAAAACTAGATCTGGAGCTAGACAATTGGTTTCTCACAGACACATCACTGTGAACGGAGAAATTCTTAATATCCCTTCGTATTTGGTAAAAGCTGGTGATGTAATCGCTGTAAGAGAGAAATCTAAGTCTCTTGAAGTTGTTACTAATGCATTGGCTTCTAAAGCAAATTATGAGTGGTTACAATTCAACGATGAGAAGAAAGAGGGTACCTTCATTTCTGCTCCTGAAAGAATCCAAATCCCGGAAGACATCAAGGAGAACCTTATCGTCGAACTTTACTCTAAATAA
- the rplF gene encoding 50S ribosomal protein L6 translates to MSRIGKAIITVPAGVTITEKEGVVTVKGPKGELSQELTAGITIEQKDGELNVNRPSDTKQHKALHGLYRALINNMIVGVNTGFEKKLELVGVGYRASHSGQKLELALGFSHGIVLELPGEVKVDTLTEKGKNPIITLTSHDNQLLGMVAAKIRSFRKPEPYKGKGVKFVGEIVRRKAGKSA, encoded by the coding sequence ATGTCAAGAATTGGTAAAGCAATTATAACAGTTCCTGCAGGAGTTACGATCACTGAAAAAGAAGGTGTAGTAACTGTAAAAGGTCCTAAAGGAGAACTTTCTCAGGAGCTTACAGCAGGGATTACTATTGAACAAAAAGATGGAGAACTGAACGTAAACAGACCATCTGACACTAAACAACACAAAGCGCTTCACGGTTTATACAGAGCGTTGATCAATAACATGATTGTTGGTGTTAATACAGGTTTCGAAAAGAAACTAGAACTAGTAGGGGTAGGATACAGAGCTTCTCATTCAGGTCAAAAACTTGAGTTGGCTTTAGGATTCTCTCACGGTATTGTACTAGAACTTCCAGGTGAAGTAAAAGTTGATACATTGACTGAAAAAGGTAAAAACCCAATTATTACTTTAACGTCTCACGATAACCAACTTCTGGGAATGGTTGCTGCAAAGATCAGATCTTTCAGAAAGCCTGAGCCATACAAAGGAAAAGGTGTTAAATTCGTAGGAGAAATTGTTAGACGTAAAGCTGGTAAATCTGCTTAA
- the rplO gene encoding 50S ribosomal protein L15, giving the protein MNLNNIKPAAGSTFNSKRIGRGQGTGKGGTATKGHKGQKARAGYSQKIGFEGGQMPLQRRLPKFGFKNVNRKEFRGVNLDTIQTLIENKSITGDITKEVLIENGIITKNELVKIMGRGELKSAVSISADKFTKSAEELIAKAGGKAITL; this is encoded by the coding sequence ATGAATTTAAACAACATAAAACCAGCTGCAGGATCTACTTTCAATTCAAAAAGAATTGGTAGAGGTCAAGGTACTGGAAAAGGAGGTACTGCTACGAAAGGTCACAAAGGACAGAAAGCAAGAGCCGGTTACTCTCAGAAAATCGGTTTTGAAGGAGGTCAGATGCCTTTACAAAGAAGATTACCGAAATTCGGATTCAAAAACGTAAACAGAAAAGAGTTTAGAGGGGTTAACCTGGATACGATTCAGACTTTAATTGAAAATAAATCTATCACTGGAGATATTACAAAAGAAGTTCTTATTGAAAACGGGATAATTACTAAAAACGAATTAGTGAAAATTATGGGTAGAGGAGAATTGAAATCTGCGGTTTCTATCTCAGCTGACAAATTCACTAAATCTGCTGAAGAGCTTATCGCTAAAGCAGGTGGAAAAGCAATTACCTTATAA
- the rplR gene encoding 50S ribosomal protein L18 encodes MALSKVEKRIRIKRRVRGKISGSSELPRLSVYKSNKEIYAQLIDDISGKTLASASSREKGVDAKGTKTEVSVAVGKAIAVKAAAAGIENIVFDRNGFVYHGRVKALADGAREGGLKF; translated from the coding sequence ATGGCATTAAGTAAAGTAGAAAAAAGAATAAGAATCAAAAGAAGAGTAAGAGGGAAAATCTCCGGATCTTCTGAATTGCCAAGATTATCTGTATACAAAAGTAATAAGGAAATTTACGCTCAGTTAATCGATGATATCAGTGGAAAAACTTTAGCTTCCGCTTCTTCAAGAGAGAAGGGGGTTGATGCTAAAGGAACTAAAACTGAAGTTTCTGTTGCTGTAGGTAAGGCTATCGCTGTGAAAGCTGCTGCTGCAGGAATCGAAAATATTGTTTTTGATAGAAACGGATTCGTATATCACGGTAGAGTTAAGGCTTTGGCTGATGGTGCGAGAGAAGGAGGACTTAAATTCTAA
- the rpmD gene encoding 50S ribosomal protein L30 has translation MATIKVKQVRSAIGRTKTQKRTLEALGLKKLHQVVEHEATPSILGMIAAVSHLLEVQK, from the coding sequence ATGGCAACAATCAAAGTAAAGCAAGTAAGAAGCGCTATTGGAAGAACGAAAACCCAAAAGAGAACGCTTGAAGCATTAGGATTAAAGAAACTTCACCAAGTTGTAGAACACGAAGCTACTCCTTCTATTTTAGGAATGATAGCTGCAGTTAGTCATTTACTTGAAGTTCAAAAATAA
- the rpsM gene encoding 30S ribosomal protein S13 gives MARISGIDLPKNKRGVIGLTYIYGVGRSTSSEILKAAGISEDKKVNEWNDDELAAIRTYISENVKVEGELRSEVQLNIKRLMDIGCQRGIRHRLGLPLRGQRTKNNSRTRKGKRKTVANKKKASK, from the coding sequence ATGGCGAGAATTTCAGGTATTGATTTACCAAAAAACAAAAGAGGAGTTATCGGTTTAACTTATATTTATGGTGTTGGAAGAAGTACTTCTTCTGAAATCCTTAAGGCTGCCGGTATCAGCGAAGACAAAAAAGTCAACGAATGGAATGACGATGAATTGGCTGCAATCAGAACGTATATCTCAGAAAACGTAAAAGTAGAAGGAGAATTAAGATCTGAAGTGCAATTGAACATCAAGAGATTGATGGACATAGGATGCCAACGAGGAATACGTCACAGACTTGGATTACCTTTAAGAGGCCAGAGAACGAAGAACAACTCTAGAACTAGAAAAGGAAAGAGAAAAACTGTTGCTAACAAGAAAAAAGCTAGTAAATAA
- the rpmJ gene encoding 50S ribosomal protein L36, translating to MKVRASIKKRSADCKIVRRKGVLFVINKKNPKFKQRQG from the coding sequence ATGAAAGTAAGAGCATCAATTAAAAAAAGAAGTGCTGATTGCAAAATCGTACGCAGAAAAGGTGTACTGTTCGTAATCAACAAGAAGAACCCAAAATTTAAACAAAGACAAGGCTAA